In Oscillatoria acuminata PCC 6304, a single window of DNA contains:
- a CDS encoding group I truncated hemoglobin, which translates to MATLFEKLGGKAGVETAVDKFYQRVLNDDRIKHFFEGVDMVKQRAHQRAFLTYAFGGTDRYDGLQMREAHKELVEERGLKSEHFDAVAENLLETLREMGVSEDLIAQVATVAAAPQHKKDVLNQ; encoded by the coding sequence ATGGCAACTTTATTTGAAAAACTCGGTGGAAAAGCCGGGGTTGAAACGGCTGTTGATAAATTTTATCAGCGGGTCTTAAACGATGACCGAATCAAACACTTTTTTGAGGGTGTGGATATGGTCAAACAACGGGCACACCAACGGGCATTTTTGACTTATGCCTTTGGAGGAACCGATCGCTATGATGGTCTCCAAATGCGGGAAGCTCACAAAGAGTTAGTCGAAGAACGGGGATTAAAATCCGAACATTTTGATGCCGTGGCTGAGAATCTTTTGGAAACCCTCCGAGAAATGGGAGTTTCCGAGGATTTGATTGCACAAGTGGCGACAGTGGCTGCGGCACCTCAACATAAAAAAGATGTGCTGAATCAATAG
- the dnaG gene encoding DNA primase, translated as MNVPPIHPDTIEEVKQRADIVDIVSERVVLKKMGKDLVGLCPFHDEGSPSFTVSPSKQMYYCFGCQAGGNAIKFLMEIGKHSFSDVVLDLARRYQVPVQTIEPQQREELQRQLSLREELYEIMAIAVRFYEHALHQPQGSDALNYLKVDRQLSLETIQQFQLGYAPAGWESIYSYLVEEKKFSVQLVEAAGLIKARNTGGGYYDRFRDRLMIPIHDSQGRAIAFGGRTLSDEQPKYLNSPETPLFDKGKTLYALDKAKSAIAKADKVVVVEGYFDAIALHAAGISNAVASLGTALSLDAVKPLLRYTDSKQVILNFDADAAGTTAAERAIGEIAELAYKGQVQLRVINIPDGKDADEFLKSTGSPEPYQQLMDNAPLWLDWQIQKLLQGNDLKQSDSYQRVAQQMVNLLTKIQNLDTRMYYVNRCAELLSQGNGTLISLRAQNLIKQLNRIRRKDSKRELDQQQDIVPVAADRGLLENAEAVLLRLYLHCPEHREAIVQELEERDLDFSFSHHRILWQQIIQVENSPETGDLLSQVQERFLQNHRDLKAVSELFHLDEKSQRDLFKIPLMIQGAIACIERVLCDKRCRQALQLWKQTDITKDPDLARYYQEQIAEEKKRMEELDKHRQVSLTDLLQMY; from the coding sequence TTCTCAAAAAAATGGGTAAAGATTTGGTGGGATTGTGTCCTTTTCATGATGAAGGGTCGCCCAGTTTTACCGTGAGTCCCAGCAAGCAGATGTATTACTGTTTTGGATGTCAGGCGGGGGGAAATGCGATTAAGTTTTTGATGGAAATTGGCAAACACTCGTTTTCTGATGTGGTGTTGGATCTGGCACGACGGTATCAGGTGCCGGTACAGACAATTGAACCGCAACAGCGAGAAGAGTTACAGCGCCAGCTTTCCCTCCGAGAAGAACTCTATGAAATTATGGCGATCGCGGTGCGGTTTTATGAGCACGCTTTACATCAACCCCAAGGCAGTGATGCGCTGAATTATCTCAAGGTTGACCGGCAATTGAGCCTAGAAACAATTCAACAGTTTCAACTCGGTTATGCACCGGCAGGATGGGAAAGTATTTACAGTTATTTGGTGGAAGAAAAAAAGTTTTCGGTGCAGTTGGTAGAAGCGGCGGGGTTGATTAAGGCAAGAAATACTGGGGGAGGGTATTACGATCGCTTTCGCGATCGCCTGATGATTCCAATTCATGATTCCCAGGGTCGGGCGATCGCCTTTGGGGGGAGAACCCTTAGCGATGAACAACCGAAGTATCTCAATTCTCCGGAAACGCCGTTATTTGATAAGGGAAAAACTCTCTATGCTTTAGATAAGGCAAAATCAGCCATTGCTAAGGCCGATAAAGTGGTGGTGGTGGAGGGATATTTTGATGCGATCGCCCTTCATGCGGCGGGAATTTCTAATGCTGTTGCTTCTTTGGGTACGGCATTAAGTTTGGATGCCGTTAAGCCATTATTGCGTTATACCGACTCCAAACAAGTGATTCTGAATTTTGATGCGGATGCGGCAGGGACGACGGCAGCAGAACGGGCGATCGGCGAAATTGCCGAATTGGCGTACAAGGGACAAGTCCAACTGCGCGTAATTAACATCCCCGATGGTAAAGATGCCGATGAATTTCTCAAATCCACTGGCAGTCCTGAACCCTATCAGCAATTAATGGACAATGCGCCGTTATGGTTAGATTGGCAGATTCAGAAATTGTTACAAGGAAATGATTTAAAACAATCGGATTCCTATCAACGAGTGGCCCAGCAAATGGTGAATTTGCTGACCAAAATTCAAAATCTGGATACGCGGATGTATTATGTGAATCGCTGTGCAGAACTTCTCAGTCAGGGGAATGGAACTTTAATCTCTTTACGCGCCCAAAATTTAATTAAACAACTCAACCGCATCCGGCGCAAGGACAGTAAGCGTGAGTTAGATCAGCAACAGGATATAGTGCCGGTTGCTGCCGATCGCGGGTTGTTAGAAAATGCGGAGGCGGTGTTGTTGCGGTTGTATTTGCATTGTCCCGAACATCGAGAGGCGATCGTCCAGGAGTTAGAAGAGCGAGATTTAGATTTTAGTTTTTCCCACCATCGGATTTTATGGCAGCAAATTATCCAGGTTGAAAATTCACCGGAGACGGGGGATTTACTTTCCCAAGTGCAAGAGCGCTTTTTACAAAATCATCGGGATTTAAAGGCGGTTTCTGAGTTGTTCCATTTGGATGAAAAATCCCAGCGAGATTTATTCAAAATACCTTTAATGATTCAAGGGGCGATCGCTTGTATTGAACGAGTCCTTTGTGATAAGCGCTGTCGCCAAGCGTTACAGCTTTGGAAGCAAACCGATATCACGAAAGATCCAGACTTGGCGCGCTACTATCAAGAGCAAATTGCCGAAGAGAAAAAGCGGATGGAAGAACTGGACAAACATCGCCAAGTCAGTTTAACTGATTTATTACAAATGTATTGA